In Bacillales bacterium, one genomic interval encodes:
- a CDS encoding AAA family ATPase, which translates to MTANENKPGKVITVCSAKGGIGRTVLTVNVAVALSKKNMQISILDGYQQFGDVGLAMDLQSRFTMKDVIDNFDGMDADSFSGHLSTHESGVKVLPAPDKPEYAELVTDSVVGDVLDWLKENNDYVLVDTAAGLQEGNLFLLEKSDLVLVVTDLVMPALKNTKLMLETLNALGMKDKVRVVVNRSTMESVIHASDVSGILGVENLFYIPNDFKTVSQSLNIGVPFVMSKGKTELAKAVFKMAEQLTSGERAPEAPSKNKSLFPKLFSKKEKNR; encoded by the coding sequence GGTTTTGACGGTGAATGTGGCGGTTGCTCTTAGTAAAAAAAATATGCAAATCAGCATCCTTGACGGATATCAACAATTCGGGGATGTAGGACTGGCCATGGACCTTCAGTCTCGTTTCACGATGAAAGACGTGATAGACAATTTCGACGGGATGGACGCCGACAGCTTTTCCGGTCACTTAAGTACACATGAAAGTGGTGTGAAAGTGCTCCCGGCACCCGATAAGCCGGAATATGCCGAACTTGTTACGGATTCTGTCGTTGGTGATGTTCTCGATTGGTTGAAAGAAAACAACGATTACGTACTCGTCGATACAGCGGCAGGATTGCAGGAAGGCAACTTATTTTTGCTCGAAAAATCCGATCTGGTGCTGGTCGTGACGGATCTCGTCATGCCTGCATTGAAAAACACGAAGTTGATGTTGGAAACGTTAAACGCTCTAGGCATGAAGGATAAAGTACGAGTCGTCGTGAACCGTTCAACGATGGAAAGCGTCATTCATGCGTCCGATGTTTCGGGTATTTTGGGTGTCGAGAATCTTTTTTATATTCCGAACGATTTCAAGACCGTCTCCCAATCGCTGAATATCGGCGTGCCTTTTGTTATGAGCAAAGGGAAAACGGAATTGGCGAAGGCTGTGTTTAAAATGGCGGAACAATTAACGTCCGGCGAACGTGCGCCGGAAGCTCCGTCAAAAAATAAAAGTCTCTTTCCAAAACTGTTTTCGAAAAAGGAGAAGAACCGATGA